The sequence GAAATGAATGCACAGGCTTTAGAAATAACAGCCCAAGCCACCCAAACCTGCATCGGCATGTTTACTTCGGCCGATCGTAACAGCCAATTTGTGGGAGAGGTGTGGACGCGGGACGCCGCCCTGGCCTGCGCCGTCTTTGGCCGTTTTGACCCGCAAATGGCTGTGGAAACCTTTACTACTATCCTTTCCCATGCCCAACCAAGTGGCCGTTTGCCGTTGCGGGTAGAGTATGTCCGCCACTGGGCCAACTATGTGCCGCCGCTTCGCCGGCTCAAACGGATGGGTATTGACCTCATCACCCGACCAGAAGCCCACGCAGTCTACAACAATGTGCGATTTTCCCTACCCGCCCGGGACAGCGCCTCGGCCCTTATCGTTTCTTGCGGCGAACTCTTTGACCACTCCGCCGAGGTACGCAAATTTGTCGAGGACAACTGGACCTTCCTATTGCGCTCACTCAACCGGGAGGCACGTTTCAGCGACCTTGATGGACTAATTAAGGGCAGAGGGCTTCAGGACTGGGCTGATAGCCTGATCCGAAAAGGCAAGCTGGCCTACGTCAACGCCCTGTACTATCAAGCAGTGCACGCCATGAGCCACATGGCAGCAATACTTAAACGCGAAGATGATGCCGAACTACTCCGCGACCAAGCCATCACTCTCAAACATTCGTACCTGCGCGTGTTTTGGGATGAAGAGGCGGGCTATGTGAAGGCGGCTGAAGACGACAACCGGCTCGATACCGCTGCCAATATCTTTGCCTCACTCTATCTCCTTACGCCTGAACAAGCCGTGCGCGCCCAGGAGAAGATACGCCTCAGCACACTCTCGCCCTGCGGGCTGTTACGCAACTTTGACCGGCCCTATCCGGCTTCACAGGTAGCGCTCCGCTACCGAGCGGGAAGAATCTCCTCCTACCACAACAGCTCCGTCTGGCCCTGGGTTACCACACTGAATATCCAGGCCAAGCTTGATATCGCCCGCAAGCATAGCGACCCCCTGGTTCGCCAACGCTTCCTCAAAGAGGCCTGGGCCGACTTTGACCAGGTTACCGCTCTCC is a genomic window of Verrucomicrobiia bacterium containing:
- a CDS encoding amylo-alpha-1,6-glucosidase, with product EMNAQALEITAQATQTCIGMFTSADRNSQFVGEVWTRDAALACAVFGRFDPQMAVETFTTILSHAQPSGRLPLRVEYVRHWANYVPPLRRLKRMGIDLITRPEAHAVYNNVRFSLPARDSASALIVSCGELFDHSAEVRKFVEDNWTFLLRSLNREARFSDLDGLIKGRGLQDWADSLIRKGKLAYVNALYYQAVHAMSHMAAILKREDDAELLRDQAITLKHSYLRVFWDEEAGYVKAAEDDNRLDTAANIFASLYLLTPEQAVRAQEKIRLSTLSPCGLLRNFDRPYPASQVALRYRAGRISSYHNSSVWPWVTTLNIQAKLDIARKHSDPLVRQRFLKEAWADFDQVTALHAKNGGEFYEVLHEQSGNPLHSRWLGITLYHSSPGFMASAATYILVGKGLQKFGRPSPEKTLS